One stretch of Brachionichthys hirsutus isolate HB-005 unplaced genomic scaffold, CSIRO-AGI_Bhir_v1 contig_442, whole genome shotgun sequence DNA includes these proteins:
- the LOC137916175 gene encoding zinc finger protein ZIC 4-like, with amino-acid sequence MSVDALGNPVMDPTFSKRNTALRLVDLAGAHHHHHHHHHTPQSVTGFPGFSSHPHSMAHSHPGEITAEPRLGPSPFGPEHMGHSAALKISPAHHYPRHHHHHHHNHHMAGHSEVVSSQTGAFGPVQAASAPYSMSHAAQALSAGRDFLIRRDLTAQAMPMLTDQPAGSASHHGMFVSTTGSYPGHYAHHPDTGNRSIFSGLHHDQPSGGSPGGQALNGQIRLGLPGEMYVRSDHSRADPFSASSLHGYGGLNLNMNLSAHHHHHHGAGAFFRYMRQPIKQELICKWLEPELPPKKLCSKTYSTMHELVTHVTVEHVGGPEQANHICFWEECPREGKPFKAKYKLVNHIRVHTGEKPFPCPFPGCGKVFARSENLKIHKRTHTGEKPFKCEFDGCDRRFANSSDRKKHSHVHTSDKPYNCKVRGCDKSYTHPSSLRKHMKVHCKSPPPSSGYESSTTSLVSPSSDLGREPAGSSVLSESVGASQPANLSEWYVCHSSGASGTQTPPSGPSTPDPTDEAPYRNPEPRDAF; translated from the exons ATGAGCGTGGATGCATTGGGAAACCCCGTCATGGACCCTACGTTCTCCAAACGGAACACGGCGCTGAGATTAGTTGACTTGGCAGGGgctcaccaccatcaccatcatcaccaccatacCCCTCAGAGCGTGACAGGCTTCCCGGGGTTCAGCAGCCATCCACACTCAATGGCTCACTCGCACCCTGGGGAGATTACTGCGGAACCCCGCCTGGGGCCGAGTCCATTCGGTCCAGAACACATGGGGCACTCCGCGGCCCTCAAAATCAGCCCAGCCCATCATTATCCCcgccaccatcaccaccaccaccacaatcATCACATGGCAGGCCACAGCGAAGTGGTCTCCAGTCAAACGGGAGCTTTCGGCCCGGTCCAAGCGGCATCGGCCCCCTATTCCATGTCTCACGCGGCCCAGGCTTTATCCGCAGGTAGGGACTTCCTCATCCGGAGAGATCTGACAGCTCAAGCCATGCCAATGCTGACTGACCAGCCTGCTGGTTCAGCGTCTCACCACGGAATGTTTGTCTCAACAACAGGTAGCTATCCCGGACATTATGCGCATCACCCGGACACCGGGAACCGCAGCATCTTCTCCGGACTCCATCACGACCAGCCTTCCGGCGGATCACCGGGTGGCCAAGCGTTGAATGGACAAATAAGGTTAGGACTACCTGGAGAAATGTACGTGAGGTCTGATCACTCCAGGGCTGATCCGTTCTCCGCCTCGTCTTTGCATGGCTACGGTGGTCTGAATCTGAACATGAATCTGAGCgcgcaccaccaccaccaccacggaGCCGGTGCCTTTTTCCGCTACATGAGGCAGCCGATAAAGCAAGAGCTGATCTGCAAGTGGCTGGAGCCGGAGCTCCCGCCGAAGAAACTTTGCTCCAAAACTTACAGCACCATGCACGAGCTCGTTACGCATGTGACCGTCGAGCACGTCGGCGGACCAGAGCAGGCGAATCATATATGTTTTTGGGAAGAGTGTCCGAGGGAAGGGAAACCATTTAAAGCCAAGTACAAGCTTGTGAATCACATTCGAGTGCACACCGGGGAGAAGCCGTTTCCGTGCCCGTTCCCCGGCTGCGGGAAAGTGTTCGCAAGATCCGAGAACCTTAAGATTCACAAAAGGACGCACACAG gtgagaagcccttCAAATGTGAGTTTGATGGCTGCGACAGACGGTTTGCCAACAGCAGTGACCGGAAGAAGCACTCCCACGTCCACACCAGCGATAAGCCCTACAACTGCAAAGTGAGAGGCTGCGATAAATCCTACACACACCCCAGCTCCTTGAGGAAACACATGAAGGTGCACTGCAAGTCCCCCCCGCCCAGCTCGGGCTACGAGTCGTCCACGACCTCCCTGGTGTCCCCCTCCTCGGACTTGGGCCGGGAGCCAGCAGGCTCCTCGGTACTGTCGGAGTCGGTGGGAGCCTCGCAGCCGGCCAATTTAAGCGAATGGTACGTGTGTCACAGTTCAGGTGCCAGCGGCACCCAAACGCCGCCCAGCGGGCCCTCCACGCCCGACCCAACAGACGAGGCACCTTACAGAAACCCAGAACCGAGGGACGCGTTTTAA
- the LOC137916174 gene encoding zinc finger protein ZIC 1 produces MLLDAGPQYPTIGVTTFGSSRHHSTGEVTEREVALGINPFADGMGAFKINHSSHDIGSGQTAFSSQTPGYAAAALGHHHHHHHPTHVGSYSTAAFNSTRDFLFRNRGFGDATGAQHSLFASGSFAGPHGHSDAAGHLLFPGLHEQAAATHASSNVVNSQMRLGFSGDMYGRAEQYGHVASPRSDHYASTQLHGYGPMNMNMAAHHGAGAFFRYMRQPIKQELICKWVEPDQLANPKKPCNKTFSTMHELVTHLTVEHVGGPEQTHHVCVWEDCSREGKPFKAKYKLVNHIRVHTGEKPFPCPFPGCGKVFARSENLKIHKRTHTGEKPFKCEYEGCDRRFANSSDRKKHMHVHTSDKPYLCKMCDKSYTHPSSLRKHMKVHESTNPGPQPSPAASSGYESSTPPTIVSPSTENQSSSSISPAAASAVHHTTSHSTLSSNFNEWYV; encoded by the exons ATGCTCTTGGACGCGGGACCGCAGTATCCGACCATCGGAGTCACTACTTTCGGCTCCTCGCGGCATCACTCAACAGGCGAAGTCACGGAGAGAGAAGTGGCGTTGGGGATAAATCCGTTCGCCGACGGGATGGGCGCCTTCAAAATAAACCACAGCTCCCACGACATTGGCTCCGGACAAACGGCGTTTTCCTCCCAGACGCCCGGCTACGCGGCGGCCGCCCTGggacaccaccaccaccaccaccacccgaCGCACGTTGGCTCTTACTCCACGGCCGCTTTCAACTCCACCAGGGACTTTCTCTTCAGAAATCGGGGATTCGGGGACGCCACCGGAGCGCAGCACAGTTTGTTCGCCTCCGGGAGCTTCGCGGGGCCACACGGACACTCGGATGCGGCGGGTCACCTGCTCTTCCCAGGGCTTCACGAGCAAGCTGCGGCGACCCACGCGTCTTCCAACGTGGTCAACAGCCAGATGCGGCTGGGCTTCTCGGGGGACATGTACGGACGGGCCGAGCAGTACGGCCACGTTGCGAGCCCGCGCTCCGACCACTACGCTTCGACCCAGTTGCACGGCTACGGCCCTATGAACATGAATATGGCCGCGCACCACGGAGCGGGGGCCTTCTTTCGATACATGAGGCAGCCGATCAAGCAAGAGCTCATCTGCAAGTGGGTCGAGCCGGATCAGCTGGCGAATCCCAAAAAGCCGTGCAACAAAACTTTCAGCACCATGCACGAGCTCGTGACCCACCTGACGGTGGAGCACGTCGGCGGGCCGGAGCAGACGCACCACGTCTGCGTGTGGGAGGACTGCTCCAGAGAAGGGAAGCCATTCAAAGCCAAATACAAACTTGTGAATCATATCAGAGTACACACGGGAGAAAAGCCCTTTCCGTGTCCCTTCCCCGGCTGTGGCAAAGTGTTCGCTCGATCAGAAAATCTAAAAATTCACAAAAGGACTCACACCG GTGAGAAGCCTTTTAAGTGTGAGTATGAAGGCTGCGACAGGCGGTTTGCAAACAGCAGTGACCGCAAGAAACACATGCACGTCCACACGTCGGACAAGCCCTACCTCTGCAAAATGTGCGACAAGTCCTACACACACCCCAGCTCCCTGCGAAAACACATGAAG gTTCACGAATCCACCAATCCGGGACCGCAGCCATCTCCAGCGGCAAGTTCGGGGTACGAGTCCTCCACACCCCCCACCATAGTATCACCGTCAACAGAGAaccagagcagcagctccatttcaccagcagcagcctcagcagtCCACCACACGACCAGCCACAGCACGCTGTCGTCAAATTTCAATGAATGGTACgtgtaa